In Chloroflexota bacterium, the genomic window CCCTGGCGCACCTCGATGACATCATCGCGACCATCCGCGCCTCTGACGATGCCGACCAGGCGCGTGAGCGGCTGATGCGGCGTTTCCGCCTCACCGAAGTGCAGGCGCAGGCCATTCTCGATATGCCCCTGCGCCGCCTGGCCGCGCTGGAACGCCAGAAGATTGAAGATGAATATCGCCAGATCAAGGAACGCATCGCCTACCTGGAAGACTTGCTGGCGCATCCGAAGAAAATCCTGGCCGTCATCAAGGCCGATCTGGAAGAAGTGGCCGAGAAATACGGCGATGAGCGCCGCACCCTGATTGCCCGCGACGCCCGCGCCGACATTCGGGAAGAAGACCTGGTGGCCGACGTGCCAGTGCTGATTACCCTCACCCAGCGCGGGTACATCAAGCGGATGCCAACGAGTGCTTTCCGGGCGCAGGGGCGCGGGGGGCGCGGGGTGGCAGGCCACACCACCAAGGAAGACGATGAGGTGGTCCTGCTCATCCCTGCCCGCACGCTCCATACGGTGCTTTTTTTCTCCGACCGCGGCAAGGTGTATGCCGCCAAAGCCTATCAGATTCCCGAGGCGCGCCGCACGGGGAAAGGGGTGGCCATCATCAACCTGCTGCACATGGAACCCGGCGAGCGGGTGACCGCAGCAGTGGCTGTGCCCGATTTCGCGCAGGCTGAATATTGCTTCATGGCCACGCGGCAAGGCGTGGTCAAGCGGGTGGCGCTGCAGGAATTCGCGGCGGTGCGCCCTTCGGGGCTGATTGCCATTTCGCTGCGGGAAGGCGACGCGCTGGAATGGGTGCGCCTGACCCACGGCGACGACGACATCCTGCTGGTGACGGCGCGCGGGCAGGCGTTGCGCTTCCGGGAAGACGAAGTGCGCCCGATGGGGCGGCAGGCTGCTGGCGTCACCGGCATCCGCCTCAAGCCCGGCGATCGGGTGGTTTCCATGGATGTGGTCGAGCCGGGCGGCTTCCTGGCGGTGGTGACCGAAAAAGGCTATGGCAAACGCACGCCGCTGGACGAATATTCCCGCAAGCACCGCGCGACGCAAGGCATTCGCACCCTGGCCGCAGGCGCAACCGATAAGGTGGGGCCGATTGTGGCCGCCCGTGTGGTGCAGGAAAGCGACCACCTGACGTTGATTTCTTCCGGCGGCATTGTGCTGCGCACGCGTGTGGCCGAGATTTCGGTCATGGGGCGCGCGGCCCGTGGAGTGCGCCTGATGCGCCTGCAACCCGATGACAGTGTCGCCTCGGTAGCCCGTTTGCCCAGGCAGGCGTGAACCCGGGCAGGCGCGTGGCCGCGCCCCCCTGGCGCGGCCTGCAGGCTGAACCGCATGGTAGAGATGATGCGAACCACCTTTGCAAAGTGGCAAGATCGCTTTCCGCTCTGGCTGGTGCAGACTTTCTGGGCCGGTGTGTTCAGCGCGGCCCTGGCTGCGGTGGTGGTCCTGGCCGCTGTGGTGGGTTACGGGTTGGCTTACCGGGGGCGCATTTTCCCCGGCGTGCAGGTGGCAGGGGTCGATGTGGGGGGGCTTACCCCTGCGGAGGCCACCGCTCGGCTGGATATCGTGTTGACCTACCCGGCTGAGGGGCAGGTGTTGCTGACTTATGGCCAGAAAACCTGGCAGGCCAACCCCATCAACCTGGGCTTTGCATTAGATAATCGCGCCGCCGCCCAGGAAGCCTACGCCGTGGGTCGGCGCGGCGGCCTGTGGGAGCGCCTCGCGGAGCGCTGGCGTGCCCGTCAGCAAGGGGTGGACGTGCCGCCGGTGGGCGTGTTTAGCGAGCCTGTCGCGCTGCGTTACTTGAATGACATCGCGGCCTCGATTGACCAGCCGCCTGTCGAGGCAGTGCTGCGCCTGGAAGGCACCAAAGTGGTGGCGAAAAAGGGCGTCGCTGGTGCGCGTTTGGATCGCGCAGCCACCCTGGCCCGCCTGCAGGAAGCCTTCCCGCGGATGCAGAACCTGACCCTGCCGTTGGTAGTCCGCCCCCTGCCGCCGGAAATCGCCGACCCTACCCCCCAGGCCGAGTTGTTGCGGCAAATTCTGGCTGCTCCCTTGACCATCACCCTTCCTCGCGCCGCGAAAGGCGACCCGGGGCCGTGGAAGTTTTCACCGAAAACCATTGCCCCCATGTTGGAAATTCGGCGGGTGCACGACGCCGACGGCGCCCACTTTGCCATCGACCTGAACACCCGACCGCTGCTGGGCTTCCTGCAGCGGCTGGCCCCCGAATTGCAGCGCGACGCCGCCAATGCCCGTTACATCTTCAACGATGATACCCGCCAACTGGAACTCATCCAGCACGCGGTCGAAGGGCGTACCCTGAAGGTGGAAGCCAGCCTTTCGGCGCTGCGGAAAACGATTTTGAGCGGCAAGCACTCGGTATCGCTGGTGGTGGCTTTCCAGCCGCCCGCGGTGGGCGACGATGCCACCGCGAAGGAACTGGGCATCACCGAACTGGTGGGCAAGCACACCACCTATTTTTACGGCTCCAGCGCGGCCCGCATTCACAACATCCAACTGGCGGCCAGCCATTTCCACGGCTACCTGGTCGCGCCGGGCGAAGTGTTTTCCATGGCCAAGGTGCTGGGCGATATCAGCAAGGAGGCCGGCTACGAAGAAGGTTTGATCATCTTCGGCGACCGCACGGTGAAAGGCGTCGGCGGCGGGGTGTGCCAGGTCAGCACCACCCTGTTCCGCACGGTGTTCTTTGCGGGTTATCCCATTGTGGAACGCCACCCGCACGCTTATCGCGTGCTTTATTACGAGCAAACCCCCAGCGGCGCCGATGACCCCAAACTCGCTGGGCTGGACGCCACCGTTTACGCGCCGGTGATTGACTTCAAGTTCAAAAACGACACCCCTTACTGGATTTTGATGGAGGTGTACGTTTACCCGCAATATCGCTACATGACCTGGAAACTTTACAGCACTTCCGATGGGCGGAAGGTGGAATGGCACACGACCGGCTTGCAAAACATCGTTGACCCGCCGCCGCCGAAGTACATCGAAAACCCCGATTTGAAGAAAGGCGAAATCAAGCAAACCGATTGGGCAGCGCAGGGCGCAGATGTGACTGTGACGCGCATCGTGTGGCGCAACGGCAAGATCCTTTACAAAGACAAGTTCTTCACGCACTACGAACCCTGGCAGGCGGTGTGCGAGTATGGCCCTGGCACCCCCGGCATGCCCCCCAAGCATCCCGACCCCAAGCACCCTTGCAAGCCCGATAAGCCCAAAAACGACGGCGGGTGAGAGCATCGCCTCGCGCCGTGGGTGCGAAAACTGAGCCCGGGCCGTACGCGGCCGGGGCTTTTTGTTACCCGGGTTGGGAAGGGGTGCAAGCAAAATGTGTAGAAATGGCTGCCTTGCCGTGGGAAACGCCCGCACGCCCCAGGCCGCCCCCTGAGCGAAGTGAGCCAAAATGGGGTGAGGGCGAAATCACCCTTCTACAACATTTGCCTGCACCCGTTGGGAAGCGCGCGTTTGACCTGCGGCGGAACATGCGCTAAACTGAGGGCATCGTCCGTGCGTTTCACGGGAGGTTGCCATGTGGTTGACCCAGGCGAGTTTCATCGGCGTGGTGCCGTTGGCGGGGCATCCTTTGACCTATGCTGCCCTCGATGCCGAGCGTCGGTTGCTGGCGTTGGCGCAAGGTGATTTGGCCGAAGTGGTGGCCTTTTGTGGCGGGCAACGACATGCTGTGGTGGCGCTGGCAGCGCCTGCACGCCCCAGCCAGGGCTTGCTGCAACAACCGGCCTACCGCGATGCCCTTGAAGCCCCTTTGCGGCCAGGTCGCTGGCAGGAAGGCCGGGTGGCCGAGTTTCTGTTGCGCCGCCACAACTTGAGGATGCTCCCCACCCCCGTCGACCCCGCCCGGGCTCCTTCGTGGATGCGCGTCGGCTTCCGCTTGTACGACCGCTTGCTTCAAATGGGTTATCAACCTTACCCTGCGGGGGAAAGCCCGCACCAGGTGCTGGAAACCTACCCTTACGCGGCTTTTGCTGTTTTGCTCGGCCATTTGCCTTTTCGCAAAGACACGCTGGAAGGGCGTATTCAGCGCCAGTTGGTGCTGCAAGAGCAGGGGCTGGACTTGCCTAACCCGCTGCGCATTTTCGAGGAATTTACCCGCCACCGCTTTTTGAGCGGTGTGTTGCCCACCGATGGACTGTTTGCCCCTGCGGAACTGGATGCCCTCGTGGCGGCGTGGACGGCGTGGAAGGCGGCTACTGCCCCCGATGAAGTGGTGGCGTTGGGCGACCCTGCCGAAGGGCAAATTGTGCTCCCTGTTGCTACGCTGCGAACCCGTTACACCACGGTGTGAGGCCATGAAGCAAGATACGCTGCCCCCTGTTCCACCGGAGAAAGAAGGTGCTTCTGCAAGCACCGAGCCGCCGCGGCTTTCGCGGCGGATGCGTGTGTTGGGGTGGTGGCGGCGGCAGATGCGCGCCGTCGACGTCAAACGCCGCGGAACCGTGATTGCCCAATTGCGGGAAGGCTCTCACCCCGATTTCGACTATTTCCTGATGGTGCTGCTTTCCAGCATCATTGCAACTTCGGGGCTTCTCATCAACTCCGGCGCTACGGTGATTGGGGCCATGCTCGTAGCCCCGCTGATGACCCCCATCCTGGGCCTGGGTTTGTCGTCGCTGACCGGCGATGAACAACTGTTGAAGGACGCGGCCAGCGCCCTGTTGCGTGGGGCGTTGGTTGCCATTGCCACGGCGTTGGTGTTGACCCTCATCAATCGGCCGTTGCCCTTTGCCCCCTTGCAGCAACTGCCCTATGAGGTGCTTTCCCGCACCCGGCCAGGCCCCATTGACCTGGCCATTGCCCTCGCGGGCGGCACCGCGGCGGCTTTTGCCTGGGCTTTGCCTTCGGTTTCGCCTTCCCTGCCTGGTGTGGCGATTGCCACCGCTTTGATGCCCCCGTTGGATGTGGTCGGCATTGGCATTGGCCTGGGGCGTTGGGACGTGGCCGGCGGCGCACTGTTGCTCTTCTTGACCAACGCGATCGCAATCGCGTTTGCCTCAATGCTGGTTTTTTACGTCCTGGATTTTGGCGAGACCACGGTTTTCCAAATCCGCAGTATCCGCGATTTGCCTCGGGGTTTGCAACTTTCGGGGGTGTTGGTATTGTTGCTGCTGCTGCCGCTGGCTTATTTGAGCGCCCGGTTTGTGCGCCAGGCTGCCCGCACCAGCTGGATTGACGGCGTGGCCGCCGAGGAAGTGCAGCGCATGGGGGCGGAACTCACCAACATTCGCTTCGAAGAGCGGGATGGTGTGCTCCACATGAACCTGGAAGTGCGCACCCAACGCACCTTGCGTTACGAAGAGGTGCGCGACCTGCAAAAGCGCCTGGCCGAGCGGCTGGGGCAATCGGTTTCCATTGTGGTTGACCAGACGATTTACACCAAACTCAGCCCGCTGATTCTCCCCACCCCAACCTTTACGCCCACGCCGGGGCCTTCCCCTACCGCGACGGCCACGCCCACCGCGACGGCCACGCCTACCGCCACGCCCACCGCGACGGCCACGCCTACCGCGACCCCCACGGCCACCCCCACAGCCACCCCCACCCCTACCCCTGCTTTGGGCCTGGTTGCCAACACGCGCTGGCGCGGCGTGCATTTGCGGCAATCGCCCGATGGCCCTATCATTGCCACGCTGCGCGAGGGCGAAAAGTTGCAAATTACCCATCACTTGGCCGTGGTAAGCGGGCTGGTGTGGGTTGAGGTCATTGACCCGCAGGGCCGGGTGGGCTGGATGCCGTTGATTTACACCGCCACCCTGACCCCGACGCCCACGCCGACGGCTACGCCCTCCCCGCAGCCGACGCCAACGGCCACCCCTTGAGGGCAGGGGAGGGCAACTTGCCCTCTGGCGGGCGTTCTTTGAAAATCTCGGTTTTGGATAATATTTTTGGCGGCGTTTTGTGCTGAGCGGAGCGTTCTTCGACTTCAGCGCCCGCACTGAGCCATGCCGAAGTGCCCGCACTGAGCCATGCCGAAGTGCCCGCACTGAGCCATGCCGAAGTGCAAAACGCCATCAACAGCGCGTTTCAACGACGATTGCTC contains:
- the gyrA gene encoding DNA gyrase subunit A, giving the protein MTIGNVISVDINDEMRSAYLDYAMSVIVARALPDARDGLKPVQRRILYAMHDMGLRANSSYKKSARIVGEVLGKYHPHGDQAVYEAMARMAQDFSMRYPLVDGQGNFGSIDGDSPAAMRYTEARLSRIAEEMLVNIDKDTVDFIDNFDGSLQEPVVLPARMPNLLVNGASGIAVGMATNIPPHNLGEIVAAMTYLIDHYDALDDVGVDDLLQFVKGPDFPTGGIIVGTEGIRQAYTNGRGRIVVRARADIEEMKGGRHRIVITQIPYQVNKSALIARIAQLVREGHIDAISDLRDESDRRGMSIVIELKRNAQPHKVLNQLYKHTPLQSTFSVQLLALVNGEPRLLSLKRAMQVYIEHRREVIRRRSEYELAKARKRAHILEGLLLALAHLDDIIATIRASDDADQARERLMRRFRLTEVQAQAILDMPLRRLAALERQKIEDEYRQIKERIAYLEDLLAHPKKILAVIKADLEEVAEKYGDERRTLIARDARADIREEDLVADVPVLITLTQRGYIKRMPTSAFRAQGRGGRGVAGHTTKEDDEVVLLIPARTLHTVLFFSDRGKVYAAKAYQIPEARRTGKGVAIINLLHMEPGERVTAAVAVPDFAQAEYCFMATRQGVVKRVALQEFAAVRPSGLIAISLREGDALEWVRLTHGDDDILLVTARGQALRFREDEVRPMGRQAAGVTGIRLKPGDRVVSMDVVEPGGFLAVVTEKGYGKRTPLDEYSRKHRATQGIRTLAAGATDKVGPIVAARVVQESDHLTLISSGGIVLRTRVAEISVMGRAARGVRLMRLQPDDSVASVARLPRQA
- a CDS encoding DUF429 domain-containing protein, with protein sequence MWLTQASFIGVVPLAGHPLTYAALDAERRLLALAQGDLAEVVAFCGGQRHAVVALAAPARPSQGLLQQPAYRDALEAPLRPGRWQEGRVAEFLLRRHNLRMLPTPVDPARAPSWMRVGFRLYDRLLQMGYQPYPAGESPHQVLETYPYAAFAVLLGHLPFRKDTLEGRIQRQLVLQEQGLDLPNPLRIFEEFTRHRFLSGVLPTDGLFAPAELDALVAAWTAWKAATAPDEVVALGDPAEGQIVLPVATLRTRYTTV
- a CDS encoding DUF389 domain-containing protein, coding for MDCLPLRNWMPSWRRGRRGRRLLPPMKWWRWATLPKGKLCSLLLRCEPVTPRCEAMKQDTLPPVPPEKEGASASTEPPRLSRRMRVLGWWRRQMRAVDVKRRGTVIAQLREGSHPDFDYFLMVLLSSIIATSGLLINSGATVIGAMLVAPLMTPILGLGLSSLTGDEQLLKDAASALLRGALVAIATALVLTLINRPLPFAPLQQLPYEVLSRTRPGPIDLAIALAGGTAAAFAWALPSVSPSLPGVAIATALMPPLDVVGIGIGLGRWDVAGGALLLFLTNAIAIAFASMLVFYVLDFGETTVFQIRSIRDLPRGLQLSGVLVLLLLLPLAYLSARFVRQAARTSWIDGVAAEEVQRMGAELTNIRFEERDGVLHMNLEVRTQRTLRYEEVRDLQKRLAERLGQSVSIVVDQTIYTKLSPLILPTPTFTPTPGPSPTATATPTATATPTATPTATATPTATPTATPTATPTPTPALGLVANTRWRGVHLRQSPDGPIIATLREGEKLQITHHLAVVSGLVWVEVIDPQGRVGWMPLIYTATLTPTPTPTATPSPQPTPTATP